The Acomys russatus chromosome 18, mAcoRus1.1, whole genome shotgun sequence genome includes a region encoding these proteins:
- the Slitrk5 gene encoding SLIT and NTRK-like protein 5 isoform X3 — MYSVRCKKKAGDARTPSSLAPSGGKMHVCCPPVTLEQDLHRKMHSWMLQTLAFAVTSLLLSCAETIDYYGEICDNACPCEEKDGILTVSCENRGIISLSEISPPRFPIYHLLLSGNLLNRLYPNEFVNYTGASILHLGSNVIQDIETGAFHGLRGLRRLHLNNNKLELLRDDTFLGLENLEYLQVDYNYISVIEPNAFGKLHMLQVLILNDNLLSGLPNNLFRFVPLTHLDLRGNRLKLLPYVGLLQHMDKVVELQLEENPWNCSCELISLKDWLDSISYSALVGDVVCETPFRLHGRDLDEVSKQELCPRKLISDYEMRPQTPLSTTGYLHTTPASVNSVATSSSAVYKPPLKPPKGTRQPNKPRVRPTSRQSSKDLGYSNYGPSIAYQTKSPVPLECPTACTCNLQISDLGLNVNCQERKIESIAELQPKPYNPKKMYLTENYITVVRRTDFLEATGLDLLHLGNNRISMIQDRAFGDLSNLRRLYLNGNRIERLSPELFYGLQSLQYLFLQYNLIHEIQSGTFDPVPNLQLLFLNNNQLQAMPSGVFSGLTLLRLNLRSNSFTSLPVSGVLDQLTSLIQIDLHDNPWDCTCDVVGMKLWIEQLKAGVLVDEVICKEPKKFAETYMRSIKSELLCPDYSDVVVSTPTPSSIHVPSWTKAATPAVRLNSTGAPAGLGAGTGASSVPLSVLILSLLLVFIMSVFVAAGLFVLVMKRRKKNQSDHTSTNNSDVSSFNMQYSVYGGGGGSGGGHPHAHVHHRGSALPKVKTPAGHVYEYIPHPLGHMCKNPIYRSREGNSVEDYKDLHELKVTYSSNHHLQQQPPPPPQQQPQQQPPPQLQLQPGEEERRESHHLRSPAYSVSTIEPREDLLSPVQDADRFYRGILEPDKHCSTTPAGSSLPEYPKFPCSPAAYTFSPNYDLRRPHQYLHPGAGDSRLREPVLYSPPGAVFVEPNRNEYLELKAKLNVEPDYLEVLEKQTTFSQF, encoded by the exons ATGTACAGTGTGCGCTGCAAGAAGAAGGCGGGCGATGCACGCACACCCTCGAGCCTTGCTCCCTCTG GAGGTAAAATGCACGTTTGCTGCCCCCCAGTAACTTTGGAACAGGACCTTCACAGAAAAATGCATAGCTGGATGCTGCAGACTCTAGCATTTGCTGTAacatctctcctcctttcctgtgCAGAAACCATCGATTATTATGGGGAAATCTGTGACAATGCATGTCCTTGTGAGGAAAAGGACGGCATTTTAACTGTGAGCTGTGAAAACCGGGGCATCATCAGTCTTTCTGAAATTAGCCCTCCCCGTTTCCCAATCTATCACCTCTTGTTGTCTGGAAACCTTCTGAATCGCCTCTATCCCAATGAGTTTGTCAATTACACTGGGGCTTCAATTTTACACCTAGGTAGCAATGTTATCCAAGACATTGAGACTGGGGCTTTCCATGGGCTGCGAGGTTTGAGGCGTCTACATCTAAACAACAATAAGCTGGAACTTCTGCGTGATGATACCTTCCTTGGCTTGGAGAACTTAGAATACCTGCAGGTCGATTACAATTACATCAGTGTCATTGAACCCAATGCTTTTGGGAAACTGCACATGTTGCAGGTGCTTATCCTCAATGACAACCTCTTGTCAGGTTTACCCAACAATCTTTTCCGTTTTGTGCCCTTAACGCACTTGGACCTGCGGGGAAACAGGCTGAAACTTCTGCCCTATGTGGGGCTGTTACAACACATGGATAAAGTTGTGGAATTACAGCTGGAGGAAAACCCCTGGAATTGCTCCTGTGAACTAATTTCTCTCAAGGATTGGTTGGACAGCATCTCCTATTCAGCCCTTGTTGGTGATGTGGTCTGTGAGACCCCCTTCCGTTTACACGGCAGGGACTTGGACGAGGTATCGAAGCAAGAACTTTGTCCAAGGAAACTTATTTCTGACTACGAGATGAGGCCACAGACTCCTTTAAGCACCACAGGGTACTTACATACCACCCCTGCCTCTGTAAACTCTGTGGCcacttcttcctctgctgtttaCAAACCCCCTTTGAAGCCTCCTAAGGGGACCCGCCAGCCCAACAAGCCAAGAGTGCGCCCCACCTCTAGGCAGTCCTCTAAAGACTTGGGCTACAGTAACTATGGCCCCAGCATAGCCTATCAGACCAAATCCCCGGTGCCTTTGGAGTGTCCAACTGCATGTACTTGCAACCTGCAGATCTCTGACCTGGGCCTCAATGTCAACTGCCAAGAGCGCAAGATAGAGAGTATTGCGGAGCTGCAGCCCAAGCCCTACAATCCTAAGAAAATGTACCTAACAGAGAACTACATCACTGTTGTGCGCAGGACAGACTTTCTGGAAGCCACAGGGCTGGACCTCCTGCACCTGGGTAATAACCGCATCTCCATGATCCAGGACCGGGCCTTTGGGGATCTCAGCAACCTCAGACGCCTCTATCTGAATGGCAACAGGATTGAAAGGCTGAGCCCAGAGTTATTCTATGGCCTGCAGAGCCTGCAGTATCTCTTCCTTCAGTACAATCTCATCCATGAGATCCAGTCTGGGACTTTTGACCCAGTCCCTAATCTCCAGCTGCTATTCTTAAATAACAACCAACTGCAGGCCATGCCTTCAGGTGTCTTCTCTGGCCTGACGCTTCTCAGGCTAAACTTGAGGAGTAACAGCTTCACCTCCTTGCCAGTGAGCGGAGTTTTGGATCAGCTGACATCGCTTATCCAAATTGATCTTCATGACAACCCTTGGGATTGTACCTGTGATGTGGTGGGCATGAAGCTGTGGATTGAGCAGCTCAAAGCGGGAGTGTTAGTGGATGAAGTGATCTGTAAGGAGCCCAAGAAATTCGCAGAGACCTACATGCGCTCCATCAAGTCTGAGCTGCTGTGTCCAGACTATTCTGATGTGGTGGTTTCCACTCCCACGCCCTCTTCCATCCACGTACCATCTTGGACCAAGGCAGCTACGCCAGCTGTGAGGCTAAACAGCACTGGGGCCCCAGCAGGCTTAGGTGCTGGCACCGGGGCTTCCTCAGTGCCCTTATCGGTGTTGATCCTCAGCCTGCTACTGGTTTTCATCATGTCTGTCTTCGTAGCGGCAGGCCTCTTCGTGCTGGTCATGAAACGTAGGAAAAAGAACCAGAGCGACCACACCAGCACCAACAACTCTGATGTGAGCTCCTTCAACATGCAGTACAGCGTGTATGGGGGTGGAGGCGGCAGTGGGGGTGGccatccacatgcacatgtgcaccatCGAGGATCTGCCCTGCCCAAGGTGAAGACTCCTGCAGGCCACGTGTATGAATACATCCCTCACCCACTGGGTCACATGTGCAAAAACCCCATCTACAGGTCTCGAGAAGGCAACTCCGTGGAGGATTACAAAGACCTTCATGAGCTCAAGGTCACCTACAGCAGCAACCACCACCTGCAACAGCAGCCGCCGCCTCCTCCACAACAACAGCCCCAGCAGCAGCCCCCTccgcagctgcagctgcagcctggggaggaggagaggcggGAAAGCCACCACTTGAGGAGCCCCGCCTACAGCGTCAGCACCATTGAGCCCCGAGAGGACCTACTGTCGCCGGTGCAGGACGCTGATCGCTTTTACAGGGGCATTTTAGAGCCAGACAAACACTGCTCCACTACCCCTGCCGGCAGCAGCCTCCCGGAATACCCTAAGTTCCCATGCAGCCCGGCTGCTTACACCTTCTCCCCAAACTATGACCTGAGACGCCCCCATCAGTATTTGCACCCGGGGGCAGGGGACAGCAGGCTGCGGGAACCGGTGCTCTACAGCCCTCCGGGTGCTGTCTTTGTAGAACCGAACCGGAATGAATACCTGGAGTTAAAAGCAAAACTCAATGTTGAACCGGACTACCTCGAAGTGCTGGAAAAACAGACCACATTtagtcagttttaa
- the Slitrk5 gene encoding SLIT and NTRK-like protein 5 isoform X1, translated as MGAGKHREGGGGDPTQLNGCAHLISGEPKFQGGKMHVCCPPVTLEQDLHRKMHSWMLQTLAFAVTSLLLSCAETIDYYGEICDNACPCEEKDGILTVSCENRGIISLSEISPPRFPIYHLLLSGNLLNRLYPNEFVNYTGASILHLGSNVIQDIETGAFHGLRGLRRLHLNNNKLELLRDDTFLGLENLEYLQVDYNYISVIEPNAFGKLHMLQVLILNDNLLSGLPNNLFRFVPLTHLDLRGNRLKLLPYVGLLQHMDKVVELQLEENPWNCSCELISLKDWLDSISYSALVGDVVCETPFRLHGRDLDEVSKQELCPRKLISDYEMRPQTPLSTTGYLHTTPASVNSVATSSSAVYKPPLKPPKGTRQPNKPRVRPTSRQSSKDLGYSNYGPSIAYQTKSPVPLECPTACTCNLQISDLGLNVNCQERKIESIAELQPKPYNPKKMYLTENYITVVRRTDFLEATGLDLLHLGNNRISMIQDRAFGDLSNLRRLYLNGNRIERLSPELFYGLQSLQYLFLQYNLIHEIQSGTFDPVPNLQLLFLNNNQLQAMPSGVFSGLTLLRLNLRSNSFTSLPVSGVLDQLTSLIQIDLHDNPWDCTCDVVGMKLWIEQLKAGVLVDEVICKEPKKFAETYMRSIKSELLCPDYSDVVVSTPTPSSIHVPSWTKAATPAVRLNSTGAPAGLGAGTGASSVPLSVLILSLLLVFIMSVFVAAGLFVLVMKRRKKNQSDHTSTNNSDVSSFNMQYSVYGGGGGSGGGHPHAHVHHRGSALPKVKTPAGHVYEYIPHPLGHMCKNPIYRSREGNSVEDYKDLHELKVTYSSNHHLQQQPPPPPQQQPQQQPPPQLQLQPGEEERRESHHLRSPAYSVSTIEPREDLLSPVQDADRFYRGILEPDKHCSTTPAGSSLPEYPKFPCSPAAYTFSPNYDLRRPHQYLHPGAGDSRLREPVLYSPPGAVFVEPNRNEYLELKAKLNVEPDYLEVLEKQTTFSQF; from the exons ATGGGGGCGGGGAAGCACCgcgagggagggggaggggatccaACCCAGCTGAATGGATGTGCACATTTGATCAGCGGAGAACCCAAATTTCAAG GAGGTAAAATGCACGTTTGCTGCCCCCCAGTAACTTTGGAACAGGACCTTCACAGAAAAATGCATAGCTGGATGCTGCAGACTCTAGCATTTGCTGTAacatctctcctcctttcctgtgCAGAAACCATCGATTATTATGGGGAAATCTGTGACAATGCATGTCCTTGTGAGGAAAAGGACGGCATTTTAACTGTGAGCTGTGAAAACCGGGGCATCATCAGTCTTTCTGAAATTAGCCCTCCCCGTTTCCCAATCTATCACCTCTTGTTGTCTGGAAACCTTCTGAATCGCCTCTATCCCAATGAGTTTGTCAATTACACTGGGGCTTCAATTTTACACCTAGGTAGCAATGTTATCCAAGACATTGAGACTGGGGCTTTCCATGGGCTGCGAGGTTTGAGGCGTCTACATCTAAACAACAATAAGCTGGAACTTCTGCGTGATGATACCTTCCTTGGCTTGGAGAACTTAGAATACCTGCAGGTCGATTACAATTACATCAGTGTCATTGAACCCAATGCTTTTGGGAAACTGCACATGTTGCAGGTGCTTATCCTCAATGACAACCTCTTGTCAGGTTTACCCAACAATCTTTTCCGTTTTGTGCCCTTAACGCACTTGGACCTGCGGGGAAACAGGCTGAAACTTCTGCCCTATGTGGGGCTGTTACAACACATGGATAAAGTTGTGGAATTACAGCTGGAGGAAAACCCCTGGAATTGCTCCTGTGAACTAATTTCTCTCAAGGATTGGTTGGACAGCATCTCCTATTCAGCCCTTGTTGGTGATGTGGTCTGTGAGACCCCCTTCCGTTTACACGGCAGGGACTTGGACGAGGTATCGAAGCAAGAACTTTGTCCAAGGAAACTTATTTCTGACTACGAGATGAGGCCACAGACTCCTTTAAGCACCACAGGGTACTTACATACCACCCCTGCCTCTGTAAACTCTGTGGCcacttcttcctctgctgtttaCAAACCCCCTTTGAAGCCTCCTAAGGGGACCCGCCAGCCCAACAAGCCAAGAGTGCGCCCCACCTCTAGGCAGTCCTCTAAAGACTTGGGCTACAGTAACTATGGCCCCAGCATAGCCTATCAGACCAAATCCCCGGTGCCTTTGGAGTGTCCAACTGCATGTACTTGCAACCTGCAGATCTCTGACCTGGGCCTCAATGTCAACTGCCAAGAGCGCAAGATAGAGAGTATTGCGGAGCTGCAGCCCAAGCCCTACAATCCTAAGAAAATGTACCTAACAGAGAACTACATCACTGTTGTGCGCAGGACAGACTTTCTGGAAGCCACAGGGCTGGACCTCCTGCACCTGGGTAATAACCGCATCTCCATGATCCAGGACCGGGCCTTTGGGGATCTCAGCAACCTCAGACGCCTCTATCTGAATGGCAACAGGATTGAAAGGCTGAGCCCAGAGTTATTCTATGGCCTGCAGAGCCTGCAGTATCTCTTCCTTCAGTACAATCTCATCCATGAGATCCAGTCTGGGACTTTTGACCCAGTCCCTAATCTCCAGCTGCTATTCTTAAATAACAACCAACTGCAGGCCATGCCTTCAGGTGTCTTCTCTGGCCTGACGCTTCTCAGGCTAAACTTGAGGAGTAACAGCTTCACCTCCTTGCCAGTGAGCGGAGTTTTGGATCAGCTGACATCGCTTATCCAAATTGATCTTCATGACAACCCTTGGGATTGTACCTGTGATGTGGTGGGCATGAAGCTGTGGATTGAGCAGCTCAAAGCGGGAGTGTTAGTGGATGAAGTGATCTGTAAGGAGCCCAAGAAATTCGCAGAGACCTACATGCGCTCCATCAAGTCTGAGCTGCTGTGTCCAGACTATTCTGATGTGGTGGTTTCCACTCCCACGCCCTCTTCCATCCACGTACCATCTTGGACCAAGGCAGCTACGCCAGCTGTGAGGCTAAACAGCACTGGGGCCCCAGCAGGCTTAGGTGCTGGCACCGGGGCTTCCTCAGTGCCCTTATCGGTGTTGATCCTCAGCCTGCTACTGGTTTTCATCATGTCTGTCTTCGTAGCGGCAGGCCTCTTCGTGCTGGTCATGAAACGTAGGAAAAAGAACCAGAGCGACCACACCAGCACCAACAACTCTGATGTGAGCTCCTTCAACATGCAGTACAGCGTGTATGGGGGTGGAGGCGGCAGTGGGGGTGGccatccacatgcacatgtgcaccatCGAGGATCTGCCCTGCCCAAGGTGAAGACTCCTGCAGGCCACGTGTATGAATACATCCCTCACCCACTGGGTCACATGTGCAAAAACCCCATCTACAGGTCTCGAGAAGGCAACTCCGTGGAGGATTACAAAGACCTTCATGAGCTCAAGGTCACCTACAGCAGCAACCACCACCTGCAACAGCAGCCGCCGCCTCCTCCACAACAACAGCCCCAGCAGCAGCCCCCTccgcagctgcagctgcagcctggggaggaggagaggcggGAAAGCCACCACTTGAGGAGCCCCGCCTACAGCGTCAGCACCATTGAGCCCCGAGAGGACCTACTGTCGCCGGTGCAGGACGCTGATCGCTTTTACAGGGGCATTTTAGAGCCAGACAAACACTGCTCCACTACCCCTGCCGGCAGCAGCCTCCCGGAATACCCTAAGTTCCCATGCAGCCCGGCTGCTTACACCTTCTCCCCAAACTATGACCTGAGACGCCCCCATCAGTATTTGCACCCGGGGGCAGGGGACAGCAGGCTGCGGGAACCGGTGCTCTACAGCCCTCCGGGTGCTGTCTTTGTAGAACCGAACCGGAATGAATACCTGGAGTTAAAAGCAAAACTCAATGTTGAACCGGACTACCTCGAAGTGCTGGAAAAACAGACCACATTtagtcagttttaa
- the Slitrk5 gene encoding SLIT and NTRK-like protein 5 isoform X2 codes for MHVCCPPVTLEQDLHRKMHSWMLQTLAFAVTSLLLSCAETIDYYGEICDNACPCEEKDGILTVSCENRGIISLSEISPPRFPIYHLLLSGNLLNRLYPNEFVNYTGASILHLGSNVIQDIETGAFHGLRGLRRLHLNNNKLELLRDDTFLGLENLEYLQVDYNYISVIEPNAFGKLHMLQVLILNDNLLSGLPNNLFRFVPLTHLDLRGNRLKLLPYVGLLQHMDKVVELQLEENPWNCSCELISLKDWLDSISYSALVGDVVCETPFRLHGRDLDEVSKQELCPRKLISDYEMRPQTPLSTTGYLHTTPASVNSVATSSSAVYKPPLKPPKGTRQPNKPRVRPTSRQSSKDLGYSNYGPSIAYQTKSPVPLECPTACTCNLQISDLGLNVNCQERKIESIAELQPKPYNPKKMYLTENYITVVRRTDFLEATGLDLLHLGNNRISMIQDRAFGDLSNLRRLYLNGNRIERLSPELFYGLQSLQYLFLQYNLIHEIQSGTFDPVPNLQLLFLNNNQLQAMPSGVFSGLTLLRLNLRSNSFTSLPVSGVLDQLTSLIQIDLHDNPWDCTCDVVGMKLWIEQLKAGVLVDEVICKEPKKFAETYMRSIKSELLCPDYSDVVVSTPTPSSIHVPSWTKAATPAVRLNSTGAPAGLGAGTGASSVPLSVLILSLLLVFIMSVFVAAGLFVLVMKRRKKNQSDHTSTNNSDVSSFNMQYSVYGGGGGSGGGHPHAHVHHRGSALPKVKTPAGHVYEYIPHPLGHMCKNPIYRSREGNSVEDYKDLHELKVTYSSNHHLQQQPPPPPQQQPQQQPPPQLQLQPGEEERRESHHLRSPAYSVSTIEPREDLLSPVQDADRFYRGILEPDKHCSTTPAGSSLPEYPKFPCSPAAYTFSPNYDLRRPHQYLHPGAGDSRLREPVLYSPPGAVFVEPNRNEYLELKAKLNVEPDYLEVLEKQTTFSQF; via the coding sequence ATGCACGTTTGCTGCCCCCCAGTAACTTTGGAACAGGACCTTCACAGAAAAATGCATAGCTGGATGCTGCAGACTCTAGCATTTGCTGTAacatctctcctcctttcctgtgCAGAAACCATCGATTATTATGGGGAAATCTGTGACAATGCATGTCCTTGTGAGGAAAAGGACGGCATTTTAACTGTGAGCTGTGAAAACCGGGGCATCATCAGTCTTTCTGAAATTAGCCCTCCCCGTTTCCCAATCTATCACCTCTTGTTGTCTGGAAACCTTCTGAATCGCCTCTATCCCAATGAGTTTGTCAATTACACTGGGGCTTCAATTTTACACCTAGGTAGCAATGTTATCCAAGACATTGAGACTGGGGCTTTCCATGGGCTGCGAGGTTTGAGGCGTCTACATCTAAACAACAATAAGCTGGAACTTCTGCGTGATGATACCTTCCTTGGCTTGGAGAACTTAGAATACCTGCAGGTCGATTACAATTACATCAGTGTCATTGAACCCAATGCTTTTGGGAAACTGCACATGTTGCAGGTGCTTATCCTCAATGACAACCTCTTGTCAGGTTTACCCAACAATCTTTTCCGTTTTGTGCCCTTAACGCACTTGGACCTGCGGGGAAACAGGCTGAAACTTCTGCCCTATGTGGGGCTGTTACAACACATGGATAAAGTTGTGGAATTACAGCTGGAGGAAAACCCCTGGAATTGCTCCTGTGAACTAATTTCTCTCAAGGATTGGTTGGACAGCATCTCCTATTCAGCCCTTGTTGGTGATGTGGTCTGTGAGACCCCCTTCCGTTTACACGGCAGGGACTTGGACGAGGTATCGAAGCAAGAACTTTGTCCAAGGAAACTTATTTCTGACTACGAGATGAGGCCACAGACTCCTTTAAGCACCACAGGGTACTTACATACCACCCCTGCCTCTGTAAACTCTGTGGCcacttcttcctctgctgtttaCAAACCCCCTTTGAAGCCTCCTAAGGGGACCCGCCAGCCCAACAAGCCAAGAGTGCGCCCCACCTCTAGGCAGTCCTCTAAAGACTTGGGCTACAGTAACTATGGCCCCAGCATAGCCTATCAGACCAAATCCCCGGTGCCTTTGGAGTGTCCAACTGCATGTACTTGCAACCTGCAGATCTCTGACCTGGGCCTCAATGTCAACTGCCAAGAGCGCAAGATAGAGAGTATTGCGGAGCTGCAGCCCAAGCCCTACAATCCTAAGAAAATGTACCTAACAGAGAACTACATCACTGTTGTGCGCAGGACAGACTTTCTGGAAGCCACAGGGCTGGACCTCCTGCACCTGGGTAATAACCGCATCTCCATGATCCAGGACCGGGCCTTTGGGGATCTCAGCAACCTCAGACGCCTCTATCTGAATGGCAACAGGATTGAAAGGCTGAGCCCAGAGTTATTCTATGGCCTGCAGAGCCTGCAGTATCTCTTCCTTCAGTACAATCTCATCCATGAGATCCAGTCTGGGACTTTTGACCCAGTCCCTAATCTCCAGCTGCTATTCTTAAATAACAACCAACTGCAGGCCATGCCTTCAGGTGTCTTCTCTGGCCTGACGCTTCTCAGGCTAAACTTGAGGAGTAACAGCTTCACCTCCTTGCCAGTGAGCGGAGTTTTGGATCAGCTGACATCGCTTATCCAAATTGATCTTCATGACAACCCTTGGGATTGTACCTGTGATGTGGTGGGCATGAAGCTGTGGATTGAGCAGCTCAAAGCGGGAGTGTTAGTGGATGAAGTGATCTGTAAGGAGCCCAAGAAATTCGCAGAGACCTACATGCGCTCCATCAAGTCTGAGCTGCTGTGTCCAGACTATTCTGATGTGGTGGTTTCCACTCCCACGCCCTCTTCCATCCACGTACCATCTTGGACCAAGGCAGCTACGCCAGCTGTGAGGCTAAACAGCACTGGGGCCCCAGCAGGCTTAGGTGCTGGCACCGGGGCTTCCTCAGTGCCCTTATCGGTGTTGATCCTCAGCCTGCTACTGGTTTTCATCATGTCTGTCTTCGTAGCGGCAGGCCTCTTCGTGCTGGTCATGAAACGTAGGAAAAAGAACCAGAGCGACCACACCAGCACCAACAACTCTGATGTGAGCTCCTTCAACATGCAGTACAGCGTGTATGGGGGTGGAGGCGGCAGTGGGGGTGGccatccacatgcacatgtgcaccatCGAGGATCTGCCCTGCCCAAGGTGAAGACTCCTGCAGGCCACGTGTATGAATACATCCCTCACCCACTGGGTCACATGTGCAAAAACCCCATCTACAGGTCTCGAGAAGGCAACTCCGTGGAGGATTACAAAGACCTTCATGAGCTCAAGGTCACCTACAGCAGCAACCACCACCTGCAACAGCAGCCGCCGCCTCCTCCACAACAACAGCCCCAGCAGCAGCCCCCTccgcagctgcagctgcagcctggggaggaggagaggcggGAAAGCCACCACTTGAGGAGCCCCGCCTACAGCGTCAGCACCATTGAGCCCCGAGAGGACCTACTGTCGCCGGTGCAGGACGCTGATCGCTTTTACAGGGGCATTTTAGAGCCAGACAAACACTGCTCCACTACCCCTGCCGGCAGCAGCCTCCCGGAATACCCTAAGTTCCCATGCAGCCCGGCTGCTTACACCTTCTCCCCAAACTATGACCTGAGACGCCCCCATCAGTATTTGCACCCGGGGGCAGGGGACAGCAGGCTGCGGGAACCGGTGCTCTACAGCCCTCCGGGTGCTGTCTTTGTAGAACCGAACCGGAATGAATACCTGGAGTTAAAAGCAAAACTCAATGTTGAACCGGACTACCTCGAAGTGCTGGAAAAACAGACCACATTtagtcagttttaa